The DNA segment GTACGATTCAGGACATACCTGGTTTGTAAGAGCCCGTAAAGAGGTTAAACTTAagataaaaaatttagaaagctatgaaaattgcaaaatttggttgaacagatagggacttttaattggtggtctgacacctttaaagaaaatgcggtgaaacctcaaattcagaaaacaattgaatttttttacttAACTGATCATATGAAGTGATAGTAGtcacatttcaatctttttggggtcaaaaagtcacatattgcaaactTAGAGCCTTAAActtgaatttgtgctatttttagcttttcccaccctgacaatatgctttacacaaaaaaaaatgtcccaaattgttataaatgcacagtaagttgtttctgtggtattaacattaaaacatgGTTATTTTACTACCAAAAAAAGTCGTTGTCAtcaagatttaatgaaattatttgatttttatcccttatatcattgcgtcaTAGCATGTATTTGggagataacatagcctgatgtaaacattgcaaaaactcacaaaaatcccattttttatctcaaatgaaagttttataccttaagtTGTATcaactgatagtaaataaaacagttaaatgaccatgactgcacttttgatcattTAATAGTTCCATTACttacaccaggtgtaaaaaaggggggtcaatattccttgactcttcaataccttggattttttacTTAACCCATgttaaaaattgtggaaagtcttttaagtagtagaacaaacaagaaaaaaatcaacaaaactgatcttgatattgaaagtttatgttcctgtagcccaaaatgaaattttcaagtattttctatcaaagtcatatattacagtcagtttaaattgagctgtgaaatttgtaatataagtCACATTATGCTCAGATAAGCTGTTTCtgacttcaaattgactaaggattaagaataaaGCAAAGCAAAGATTTCTGAGCAACTTTTTtggctctttaggtgtcagaccaccaattactccctcaaatttagaacgtatgtaaaagtaggcctactcgggacaaaaaatagtgcatttgatgtcattgtttacttaaactacccaacaaatttgcagaaatgaaacttttggtgaaagagaaatatatttagaccattttgagcccaaatttacttgtctatgacttgaaattaaaaattgaggattaatgtgctccatagtatactaatttaagatttcaagaaaaccagaggttatttttagtggtacaTCCATTCGGAAGgtctcttctttcttatatggcTTTAAAGGTATGTCGAAAATTGGCATGAAGAAAGATGATACCTGTACGATTCAGGACATACCTGGTTTGTAAGAGGTTAAACTTAagataaaaaatttagaaagctatgaaaattgcaaaatttggttgaacagatagggacttttaattggtggtctgacacctttaaccattgcaactttttaatttgatcCTCCACTAATTgaattagaatatttaatgAAGGTGTGTCCACAATTtagaatatgtttatatatgtatagaaatgatgttgaacctgttttataaattgaaaaggttacattttccgccttatttcaaaatctaagcTTGAACCTCTGAGGTCTTACAAAGTTGCCCCCTGCCGGGAATCTGgttgtaacatgtacaacaatcaaagatcaacccacactaaactgaatgtaattgaaagacatctagaggttgatatcagaggcagatttagggggCGGGGGctgctttttgagaaaaaatttggttgcttatatagggaatcactgaatcatGACTTGAGagagccccctcttaggtcattcagtgggcccccacttaagaaaatttctggatccgccactggatataCAGTATCTAACAGAAGATGAAAAAGGGAACAATATGGTGAATTTTAgagatttatattatttcatgtacatgcatttgaaatatatcagatatattgtttgatttttttagttctaaGTTCCATGGTGACCTAGCTTCCATTTTAGAAATCAGATTTAAATGCTAGTCTATCAGAGggatttttccttttaattggttgtagatatggaatcttattttaccatgaagtcagatttgaaaatgactttgggaatgaagatgttgtaaagactgaatgtcagttttagtcttatatacaaacatgtatgtactttataattttagtcttgcatgtatataattatgtgtacaatacatatatcactgattcagtggcaatggtaaatagacactgacaagtcttagatctataatattttatagttttgaatgttttgtccatTGACTAAAACTAGGTGGAGgtttgtgtgttcttatttccaacagaggtacactcaacatatatcaatatgtgcattaaacaaattgatagttgctagaTACGGAATgattatacaacaaaaaagttttaacctgtgtatatatatacttaaaatatgttaaaaaaaatcatgtctttttcaggacttccgaatccaaccatgtagtatggaatgtcgttgagatatggttttggtcaatggatgttaatgaaggacctgtagtacaaagtatatcactggatttagctctttgtctaagtgtattattaaagtactttgctttgagctcagttcattgttatgcaattcattctttgtgaaataaagatttgacagaaaactctcatgtacaaggatttgtcaaagtagtaccacctctatttacaatgtaagtattggggagataaaagcattctattttgatttgaaccaaacatattataaaaaaaaaaagaacaaatttacctGAGAATGCTACTCCCactactagcaatatgatgctaggttgttttaatacatctgtagACTGTACTGCCTACTTATGACTCGGtcctgagtgtaaatggtccttcaactatgtgggaaaaaaattataaggccTATCTAGGCATATCAATTTTGaaactatatttcattgtacatatttgaaatttttatacaaccacagaaatttttgcagttgaaatacatgtaggtatcctgtcgtcgtcttcccaagacggatggtttccagataataacttcagtataagtaaaaaggaagccattaaattataacataatatttataatcataaaaggaagcttgggattgtTTTGGGgcggttatatatatatagtccttAAGGTTTATGAATAAGGGTTCTAAAggtgcccaaaacaagcattaatcttgtgtcagtacaaaaagttgtgtataagtatttcaattgttctgaaactgtaccataatatttaataccataagtagaagttTGGGGTCTATTTTGtgggttatggggcaaacagtcGAGGAATTGagggccaaaaacaaacatttttgtagattcaagacaataaattggagttatctttctttgtccagaatggttgttgaattaATATTACCTAAAACcgttgctttatgaaatcttctttgaaaattggagttatctttctctgtccagaatagtagttgaatcgacttaaaataatgctatatatacaatatacaatgcaaaattcactttactaccaactgataaatttaagcagtctttaatagccattcagtgattacaagcactttgattatcattctagggttatcccctttcacaaatggaaaaatttctcaagtttgtctcgactaaatttagtgaaatgtgtatacaatgcttattaccggTACCTCTAAACTTggtttaagttcaatttttagcagcttcacttttacagttcttgattTATGTACCTTTATACAGTACATTATATGCTAGGGGAGGCATCATCACCATGACTGCATGACATTtacactttaaattttaatactttatgatgtattaaaatgagtagttgaataattactgttgcaaactccattaaaaatttgatttgacatcatttttatacaaccgcaaaagttgaaaactttttggttgtacattggtatcacgttggcatcATCGTCTTCATCCAAAGATATtcggttttcgcactctaacttcagtaaaagtaaaatggaaatatatgatatttagaCAAAAGatttatgaccatgaaaggaagggtgggattgatttggggtattttggtctcaacagtttaggaataaggggtaAAATTAgcattgtttttggtttttgctctataacttaagtatcggtaaacagaaatctatgatattttaacataaggtctatGGCCACATAAGGAGGGATGGGAtagattttggtaattttagtTCCAACAGTGTAGgatttaggggccaaaaacaggccccaaataagcatttttcttggtttttgaacaataactttagtataagttaatagaaatctataaaggtttatgaccacaaaaggaaggtttggattaattttggagttttggtcccaaggaataaggggccaaaattaaactttgtttgatttcatcaaaaaaatgaattacggtattgtgcttctttgatatgccaaatctaaccatgtccaaattcttaattttaggtTCTGTTTTCTAATtagtctacattaaagtccaaagggtccaaaattaaaataagcttgattttattaaaaattgaattcttggggttctttgatatggtgagtcttaacatgtacttagattttgataatgggcccagttttcaagttggtccaaatcggttcaaaaattattatactaagtattgtgcaatagcaagaaattttcaattgtgcagtattctgcaatagcaagaaatgttcaattgcacagtattgttcaatagcaagaaatgttcaattgcacagtattgcacaacaGCAAGAAAtttccaattgcacagtattgtgcaatagcaagaaatttttaattgcacagtattgcacaatagcaaaaaatattcaattgcacaggattgtccctttttcaaattggtctacattaagatccaaagggtcaaaaattgaactttgtttcatttcaacaaaaattgaattcttcggATTCAAACGCATTGATCTCAGGAATTTCTTCACTGTCGTTCCCTCAATAACTGTTAAACAGTTTCTAATCATTATTCATTCAAAACCATTTTATTATACCAATGTCTCACTCTCAAGAACatttgttgaaatgtttatatctattgacataagctccacatcgattttataaattttagaattttcatttccatgttatgaagagagattttatccttaaaaaagagacaattttccaattttgaacaataacacaaaaatgcatcTATCACCTTTAATTAAagtttggtgaattgtttacacTATTGACCTTAGGTCCCTTTTGATtgtaataaatttcagattatacatttctgtgttatgaatttttatatatgctaaaaaaaagaagggattttatagtttttggacacctataagtgcaggagtttctggctacattgaaaacccattggaggccttcagctgttgtctactctatggttgggttgttgtcactttgacactttCCTCATTTCCCATCTCAATTATTCACATAAACACTTccacatcattttataaaacttgggtGAATTGTCTATGTCTGTTGACTTCAGCtacattccaaaatttaaaacaagattaacaactacaggtccccaaatagccttcaacaatgacaaaagctcatacagcacagtcagctataaaagaccttaaaatgacaaatataaaacaaatgaaatgagaaaacaaatagactaataattgtacaaaacaaaatagttcaacCTTTAAGCAAGCTTAAAAGGAATCAAGACATAGCATGCGCTTACAGTGCAGCTATTTATTAACAAACTCCATATTCAAACACTCAAACAACTAATCCACAGATAGGGGTGGAAGTTGAAGCCCCCCTTTTATcagtcaatgcatttgaatgaagaCATGTACACATCAACTCAATTTGTTAATACACATTTCCAGTCTAGctttcaatacatttgtaacGACCTTTAACCCCACTGATAATTTGCgtctgtgtccatacttgttatactaaataaaataattctacACCATATATATGTTAGTCCATTAACttagttttctatttgttaattgtttaaactttaaattgatAAGCATACAATTTCAGATGATTGATTGTCGGTTggaaatagttcatgcatgttcaagaCAAGAACCAACTGTAAATAATATAtccaaatttacaaaataacttCTGTTAAGTATGTCTCTTCGGCCTTCTTCTGAATTCTtcattgtttgaaaatataattcgTCTGTCTGGGACTATTATTTCCAGTCCTAACATACTTGTAACAATTCTTGTAACAATCGAAAGCTCAGGTAACAGTCCAGTGTTAACGCATTTAGGCCAGTTAAGCTACATTTTCGCTATATCTCCAAAACTAACAACATAGTTCTGATGGTTAAAAGGTTCAAGAAGAAAGTAATCCTATCTATGCATGTTTAGTATCTAATGATTGTCAgagtttatttaatttgacTAGTTCTCTCCCCGGATTAGTTTTACTTTCCATTTTGTACCTCCTTTGTACAACATCCTAGTTATTCAGTGTTGAATTCCCCTTTGTATGTATTTACCaaaagataaatatagattcttacattggtaccagtggattatcggatttatccaatcgagatagttaaattatcaattttaaagtccgagccgcctcggcgaggactttaaaatttataatttaactatcgagattggataaatccgataattcacgagtaactatgtaagaatctgtttctctaatgattaaaaaatacattttctttttttgttaaccgaaaaccCCCCTCGAATGCCTTTCatattgcacgaagttgtcaatttcattaacacctgttagcatgttttgattcatccagttagctaaaaaggtcatgacccttaaaatcatccaatgatatTCTGAGATCACcggcaaccacacgttgattaaatttttttatacaatgggttcggaaagcaataaatttccatagaattagagaaaatgaaatttacatcattttcattacttatatatatttgaaagttaaaaaaaaataaaaatttacaactggcGCCTTTtcttcctctttttttttttttttttactcttttcaACAACTAAGGGCCAAGGCATTtgtcgtttcttttgtttttgtcttattaTCACCCACAAAAAACATCTTATATAAGAGTTAGCCTAGTTTGAAAAGGCCGTTATTCACAAACTGCCACATAGATGCACATAGTTTCATTGAGACAAATAGTTTTGTAACAAATTCTTGGAAAAAGTTGAATTGCATGTCCTTTATAATCATTAGGACTCGTGTATCATTTAATGATATACACATTAAAACAGCTTACAATGTTTCAGTTAagtataaatacaatttgaaatgcaaaaaataCCAACATAACAACCAACGCACTTACTTCATACCATTTCCCTTGAACACAATGTTTAGGATACAAGTGATTGCTCTTATGGTATGGACACAGATGGTTAAAGTGGATTCTGCCTGTGATTCTGAACTTCGTaggtatattttaataatttaattttgaatgcaaGACGTCTTCTAATTGCCTGacaatgttttgtatatatgctcatagaaatatttttgtctTGTAACCGTggcgtcatcaacgtttttcaAGATTGGATCCGACTTAAAAGGGAATTTAATAACACATTATTAAGaatatgtgtattttttccCTGTCTATTCGGAACAACGCGGGTTGtttagtgtgcaccacattttgtatggtatttcttcatagacagaaaaatattacagtcattcctcaAAAGTAGATTACTTTGCTTTTTATACAAGaaattatgaaatgaaataacattaacggtaccaaatTTCCTGCACCAAATAcgcattttgacaatacatgtttcttcagtgatgctcgtgatcaaaatatttgaaatccaaagctaatttaaaagatgaagagctataatccaaaaggtctccaaaagtatagccaaatccgtgaaaggaatcagagctttgcatgagggagatacattccttaatttattataatttctaacattttgtaacagcaaattttactaacacaaaaaaatccgtattttcatgctagtaccgaagtactggctactgggctggtgatgtATACATagagattcttacattgataccagtggattatcggatttatccaatcgagatagttaaattatcaattttaaagtccgagccgcctcggcgagattggataaatccgataatcaacgagtaactatgtaagaatctgtttctctaatgattaaaaagaaattCTCGTTtgttgttaaccgaaaatccccttcgagtgcctttcacattgcacgaagttgtaaatttcttttaacacctgttatcatattttgattcatccagttagctgaaaaggtcatgacccttaaaatcatccaatgatcttttgagatcaccagcaaccacggGTTGATtacatatagattcttacattgataccagtggattatcgaatttatccaatcgagatagttaaattatcaattttaaagttcgagccgcctcggcgagtacttcaaaatttataatttaactatcgagattggataaatccgataatccacgagtaactatgtaagaatctgtttctctaatgattaaaaagacattttctttttttgtttaccgaaaatccccttcgagtgcctttcacattgcacgaagttgtcaatttcattaacacctgttatcatattttggttcatccagtcagccaaaaaggtcatgacccttaaaatcatccaatgatattctgagatcaccagcaaccacacgttgattaaatttttttatacaatgggttcgaaaagggataaatttccatagaattagagaaatttttttatacaatgggtccggaaagggataaatttccatagaattagagaaatgatatttaacaaatatattttctatacaCATTTAATTATATATCTTTCTTTCCAGAGAATGGTCTCTTTCAAGATCTTGTTAATATGATGATGAAGATAAAGGGTACCAGTTCTGGTATGTTCTGTAAACAGTATTTTCTATACTTATTTCCTACTTATAATAACATATTGCATACTCATTTTCTATTCATAATACCATTTTGAACTGATAATCatttacatatacaaaattGCTGTATTTTAgtactaaacatatgataaatataaatatatcataatatgtaaatgaaGTTTAATTGATACTTGTAAGCAAATCATCACAAATGTGAATATTGACATGAAATGCATgtccattgatttttttcctaatCAATAACTGATTCCAAAGGTACAAAAGGGACAattaaactcataagtcgaaaacaaactgacaatgccatgacaaaAACGCAAAACGATCAAAATAAAAAACCACCAGTATACATAGCACAACACATCGCCAACCAACACTAAGGGTGACATTAGGTGATTCGGAAGGGTAAGAAAATCCCCCGCCACACTCTCATACTTTTTAATCTTGTGCGTGTATTTTTAGTATCTAAATTGTTTTGGTTGATGTATGCTCAATGTCAGTAGTAAACAGTGAATGCACATTCAGGATTATAACCTGCATTACATGCAAATATGCCCTATTTTAGACTGATAAAGCTACCGATTGCTATAAAGACGTATGCTCCCTATTATTAATTAAATCTAATTAGGATAGAGTTTTTATATCCAAGTTGGACCTTTTTCACCTAGTTCCTTATCTCATAGTAGGTgattttttcgtttttaaagACATTAGATAACTGGACTTGGGATGGCtatcatttttagctcacttgGCCCGAACAAGTGAGCTTTTcacatcacttggcgtctgtcgtcgtctgtcgtcgtctgtcgtcgtcgtcgtcgtacgtcgtcgttagcttttacaaaaaatttctcctctgaaactacagggctaaattgaaccaaacttggccacaatcatcattggggtatctaatttaaaaaatgtgtggcgtgacccagccaaccaaccaagatggccgccacggctaaaaatagaacataggggtaacatgtagtttttggcttatatctcaaaatcaaagcatgtagagcaaatctgacgacgtagaaatgtttatcaggtccaGATCTatttgtcctgaaattttcagatgaatagatcaacccgttgttgggttgttgcccctgaatatgtaattttgaggaaattttgctgtttttggttattatcttgaatattattatagatagagataaactgtaaacagcaataatgttcaacaaagtaagatttacaaataagtcaacatgaccgaaatggtcagttgacccctttaggagctATTGCCCTTTGTAGtaaattttaaccatttttcgtaaatctaagttatcttttacaaaaatcttctcctctgaaactactgggccaaattaatgcaaacttggccacaattatctttggggtatctagttggaaaaatgtgtccgatgacctggccatccaaccaagatggccgccacggataaaaatagaacatagggggtaaaatgtagtttttggcttataactcaaaaacaaaagcatttagagcaaatctgacaagtagttaaattgttaatcaagtcaatatctatctgccttgaaattttaagatgaatcgtacaatcggttgttgggtttcTGCCCCCTCCCCCCAttggttatttttaaagaaactttgccttttttttggttattatcttgaatattattatagaaagagataaactgtaaacagcaataatgttcagcaaagtaagatctacaaataagtctcgtttttgatgcgttttgttatttgattttgccatctgattatggacttttcaaattgattttcctctgagttcagtatttttgtgattttactttttagatatAACCTAACAGTGACAATCGTTGATCAAACTGAACTAAATACATTGATTATCTTTGTAATATCATTTCATTTAACTTTCTGTTTTGTAACCGACACATTTGTTGAATGataattgacatattttttagCAGAACCTTCTACCTGTAGCTGCAAGAAGATTGTGATAGCATTAACAGCTTCGCTTTCAGCTACAAAATCTATTGGCTCTGGTGCAGTTGTTCAGTTTGATAAAGTGTGGACTAATGAGGGGAATGGATATGACCCAAATTCTGGAATATTCACAGCACCAAGGAAAGGATTTTATCAAATATCTGCAACAACAATGTCTCCAGATGGAAAATACTTCCATTCATACcttatgaaaaataatgaaaaaactgTAGGATTGTACACAGGACAAGGATATCATACAGGTTCAGCTAgcattgttttcaaattaaagaaaggAGACCGTGTGTACATTAAGCACCGTAGTGGTACAGAGGCAATCTACAGCGATGGTGATCATTGGAGCATGTTTTCTGGCTTtcttatttctgaataaaatctGAAGCAATGCATATTGTTACATTTTATCTTATATATCCATGTAGTCTGGTGagctgttttgtttttaactacTTACTAGTAACCGATGTTCAAATTCTGTAAACCTCATAAGGACTGATACTCTTGGTAAGAAAATCTATTATATAACTCGATTTCACTGCTGGATTTCAAAGAACATTGTGACACTACTTTACAGAAAAATGGTGGTATTGGTTTACACCAAACCAAGAATGAACATATCCTTACTATAAAAATGATTGATCAAACTTCACTTCAATTAAGAGAggaaaaaaataccaaaggacATTTCGACGCACAAATCTAAAACAACAGACAAAAACGAACAGAGAAAcagaatatcgtatcaacttaTTACATATATCTGCCCTATACAATGCTATATGCAAGGCGCTGCTGAAatattgctat comes from the Mytilus trossulus isolate FHL-02 chromosome 3, PNRI_Mtr1.1.1.hap1, whole genome shotgun sequence genome and includes:
- the LOC134709381 gene encoding cerebellin-3-like produces the protein MFRIQVIALMVWTQMVKVDSACDSELQNGLFQDLVNMMMKIKGTSSAEPSTCSCKKIVIALTASLSATKSIGSGAVVQFDKVWTNEGNGYDPNSGIFTAPRKGFYQISATTMSPDGKYFHSYLMKNNEKTVGLYTGQGYHTGSASIVFKLKKGDRVYIKHRSGTEAIYSDGDHWSMFSGFLISE